From the Microplitis mediator isolate UGA2020A chromosome 6, iyMicMedi2.1, whole genome shotgun sequence genome, one window contains:
- the LOC130669794 gene encoding probable helicase senataxin isoform X4, which produces MIKNMYRNSKKIILFGCPCASAYIVYHYWKKRQLKPIDEGFEEVAKIIKLDDRNSKELCKLFKELRTTDSSYSWRNDTQDNKKPPTFSSWSGNSQKIKNEISAFSSLRNNSNENKNEQSAFSSLRNNSNENKDEQSAFSSLRNNSKENNNEQSAFSFDVLYSDEELKKEFFYQIFERDLSSLNDNRYNKNTPPYAVNSIKMSPIKLNYSSYKEYQQIMLPFLIDEFWYSLKNDILEKTKNEIHDKSVAGDVIEHSFETVSIDSDNGKKLHKITRFELTATVPRCDKDEDKPHRDLNIEDLYPSRGDIVIIYRSSKHPIQFAYIEKSDNRTTSKNDKDYEILTYTLITKFSSSLKLSGYLTITPVTWILSSLALVDSLGYIPQSPLINAILKPDFDSYKMLSTINSIPTATEETLNSKQLEVLSRVVTTIEDKYTPGICLIQGPPGTGKTKVIKNIIATILSRKSATRILVCAPSNKAIDEIVIRLLEIQPKMEEKKVPFEIVRVGREEKIHQSVQSVSLVKLAKSKKNKFLSSKRQQDNEECILQSANIIACTLTSCWTSYRMKAVFSNGNCKIPLCIIDESAQATELLTLIPLMLNIQRLILVGDPQQLPPTVISQKAKEYGYDQSLFARIQKIFEVKSKNPIIMLDTQYRMVEAISQWPNRYFYKGAIKNAASVEALNFCNYIVFNHSYSQDSDRSSNPSEAELVQNIVNVLKGSLKLYNSYSEKCIGVITPYKRQRDLLNELINPLKEEKKMKKKSGVKTNNRDRKKDEVNKKNFDSNDKKEDEKEKKENKIDVNTVDSFQGSERDVIIMSCVRSNGIGFVKDPNRLNVSLTRAKHTLILCGNFNEFKQNKMWKNLLQDAKARGFYHNISKDDLKSITKHLIIDRGKGLS; this is translated from the exons atgattaaaaatatgtatcggaacagtaaaaaaataatattattcggCTGTCCATGTGCCAGCGCGTATATCGTTTACCATTACTGGAAAAAACGACAATTAAAACCAATTGACGAAGGGTTTGAAGAAGTTGCCAAG ataataaaattggATGATAGGAATAGTAAAGAACtttgtaagttatttaaaGAATTACGTACTACGGATTCTTCTTACTCATGGAGAAACGATACTCAAGATAACAAGAAACCGCCAACATTCAG CTCATGGAGCGGtaattctcaaaaaattaaaaatgagatATCAGCATTcag ctCATTGAGAAATAATTCTAATGAAAATAAGAATGAGCAATCAGCATTCAG ctCATTGAGAAATAATTCTAATGAAAATAAGGATGAGCAATCAGCATTCAG CTCATTGAGAAATAATTCTAAAGAAAATAACAATGAGCAATCAGCATTCAg ttttgacGTTTTATATTCTGatgaagaattaaaaaaagagtttttctatcaaataTTTGAACGGGATCTGTCATCGTTAAACGATAATcgatacaataaaaatacacCACCATATGCAgtcaattcaataaaaatgtctccaataaaattaaactattcaTCTTATAAAGAATACCAACAGATAATGTTGCCATTTTTAATTGACGAATTTTggtattcattaaaaaatgatattttagaaaaaacaaaaaacgaaat cCATGACAAAAGTGTTGCTGGAGATGTAATTGAACATAGTTTCGAAACTGTATCAATTGACAGTGATAATGGTAAAAAACTTCACAAAATCACCCGATTTGAATTAACAGCGACAGTGCCACGCTGTGATAAAGACGAAGATAAACCTCATCgcgatttaaatattgaagatTTATATCCAAGTCGGGGTGATATAGTTATCATTTATCGTTCATCTAAACATCCAATACAATTCGCATATATAGAAAAATCAGATAATCGaa ctacatcaaaaaatgataaggatTATGAGATTTTGACATATACGTTGATAACTAAATTCAGTTCAAGCCTTAAACTATCtggttatttaacaataacaCCTGTGACTTGGATTTTATCTAGTCTAGCATTAGTAGATTCATTGGGATATATACCTCAGTCACCTCTAATTAATGCCATTTTAAAACCAGACTTCGATTCATATAAAATGTTATCGACAATTAATAGTATTCCTACAGCAACAGAG GAAACGCttaattcaaaacaattaGAAGTTTTGTCAAGAGTTGTAACAACGATTGAAGACAAATATACTCCTGGTATATGTTTAATACAAGGACCACCGGGTACCGGTAAAaccaaagtaattaaaaatattattgcaaCAATCTTAAGTCGGAAAAGTGCAACTCGAATATTAGTTTGTGCCCCATCTAATAAAGCTATTGACGAAATAGTTATTAGATTATTGGAAATACAACCAAAGATGGAAG AAAAAAAGGTGCCATTTGAAATTGTACGAGTAGGCCGAGAGGAAAAAATTCATCAATCGGTTCAAAGTGTATCTTTGGTTAAACTTgcaaagagtaaaaaaaat aaatttttatctaGTAAACGACAGCAAGATAACGAAGAGTGCATTCTCCAATCTGCAAATATTATTGCTTGTACTCTAACTTCCTGTTGGACTAGTTACCGAATGAAGGCAGTATTCAg TAATGGAAACTGTAAAATTCCTCTATGTATAATTGACGAGTCTGCTCAGGCAACTGAGCTATTAACATTAATCCCATTAATGTTGAATATACAGAGATTAATTTTAGTCGGAGACCCTCAGCAATTGCCTCCGACTGTTATATCGCAg aAAGCAAAAGAGTATGGATACGACCAATCGCTTTTTGcgagaattcaaaaaatatttgaggtCAAGTCGAAaaatccaataattatgtTGGATACGCAATATCGAATGGTTGAAGCAATTTCTCAATGGCCAaatcgttatttttataaaggaGCCATAAAAAATGCGGCTTCAGtagaagctttaaatttttgtaattatattgTATTTAATCATTCGTATTCACAAGATTCTGATAGATCTTCTAATCCTTCTGAAGCAGAGCTTGTACAGAATATAGTTAATGTCCTAAAAGGGTCTCTAAAATTGTATAATTCATACAGTGAAAAATGTATTGGTGTCATTACACCGTACAAAAGGCAACgggatttattaaatgaactTATAAATCCATT aaaggaagaaaaaaaaatgaaaaagaaaagtgGTGTTAAAACCAATAATCGTGATCGGAAAAAAGatgaagttaataaaaaaaattttgatagtaatgataaaaaggaagatgaaaaagaaaaaaaagaaaataaaattgatgtaaatacAGTAGATAGTTTTCAAGGATCAGAACGTGACGTAATTATTATGTCATGTGTAAGATCCAATGGAATTGGATTTGTAAAAGATCCAAATAGACTCAACGTTAGTTTAACGAGAGCTAAGCATACTTTAATATTATGCGGCAATTTTAATGAGTTTAAG CAAAATAAAATGTGGAAAAATCTTTTACAAGATGCTAAAGCAAGAGGCTTCTATCATAACATTTCAAAAGATGATTTAAAATCTATAACGaaacatttaattatcgaTCGCGGAAAGGGTttatcttaa